A single genomic interval of Chloracidobacterium validum harbors:
- a CDS encoding FAD-dependent oxidoreductase, which yields MKPFALPRFSRRHFLHVLATCSPFLALARSVAGRPVAGKVVVIGAGMAGLAAGRALADAGVEVKVLEARDYIGGRIHTDRSLGFPFDLGAAWIHGPEGNPITELATKAKGRMFVTDDESVLMYDSRGQVVDGPSMTKGERRYRDLVKRLEADAPKQTRDESVALALRRIAPEALADPLMRYFLSAYMEFDSGGSIERLSAAEWQNDEKYPGKDVLMIDGYDAVTNWLAQGLDIQTETIVASIAYDDEHVSVTDTHGETYEADAAIVTLPLGVLQSGGVTFSPGLPARKREAIARVRVGVVNKVCLVFGQPHWDVKTQYFGFQSSVMGKYNYFLNTRTFCDVNALVTFAFDSYGRTFEQQSDAQITDDVMATLRTMFGDVPAPERVLVTRWGSDAFARGAYSFASVGATRQDFESLAAPVGKRLRFAGEHTSAAYRGTVHGAYLSGLREATRIKQLLSA from the coding sequence TACACGTTTTGGCGACCTGCTCGCCGTTCCTGGCATTGGCGCGCTCAGTGGCTGGACGCCCGGTTGCCGGTAAGGTCGTCGTGATTGGCGCGGGCATGGCCGGTCTCGCCGCGGGCCGCGCGCTGGCGGATGCCGGAGTTGAGGTCAAGGTGCTCGAAGCGCGGGACTATATCGGCGGACGCATTCACACCGATCGGTCGCTGGGCTTCCCATTTGATTTGGGCGCGGCTTGGATTCACGGCCCGGAGGGCAACCCGATTACCGAGTTGGCAACCAAGGCCAAGGGACGGATGTTTGTGACCGATGATGAAAGCGTTTTGATGTATGACAGCCGTGGCCAGGTTGTGGATGGTCCGTCCATGACCAAGGGCGAGCGGCGCTACCGCGATTTGGTCAAGCGACTCGAAGCTGACGCGCCAAAGCAAACTCGTGATGAGAGCGTCGCGCTGGCGCTGCGCCGAATCGCGCCGGAAGCCCTGGCTGATCCGCTGATGCGGTACTTTCTATCGGCCTACATGGAGTTTGACAGTGGCGGGAGCATCGAACGCCTTTCCGCTGCCGAATGGCAGAATGATGAGAAATATCCCGGCAAGGATGTCTTGATGATTGACGGCTACGATGCCGTGACGAACTGGCTGGCCCAGGGTCTTGATATCCAAACCGAAACAATAGTGGCGAGTATCGCCTACGACGACGAGCACGTGAGCGTGACCGACACGCATGGCGAAACCTATGAAGCCGACGCTGCCATTGTGACATTGCCGTTGGGCGTCTTGCAGTCCGGCGGCGTCACGTTTTCACCCGGCCTCCCGGCCCGCAAGCGTGAGGCGATAGCCCGGGTCAGGGTCGGCGTCGTCAACAAGGTTTGTCTGGTGTTTGGCCAGCCCCACTGGGATGTGAAAACCCAATACTTTGGCTTTCAGTCGAGCGTGATGGGAAAGTATAACTACTTCCTCAACACCCGTACGTTCTGCGATGTCAACGCCCTTGTCACCTTTGCCTTTGACAGCTACGGGCGGACCTTTGAGCAGCAATCAGACGCCCAGATTACGGACGACGTGATGGCGACGCTACGGACGATGTTTGGCGATGTGCCAGCGCCGGAGCGGGTTCTCGTCACGCGCTGGGGAAGCGATGCGTTTGCGCGTGGGGCCTATTCGTTTGCTTCCGTTGGAGCGACGCGCCAGGACTTCGAGTCCTTGGCCGCGCCGGTTGGCAAGCGCTTGCGCTTTGCCGGAGAGCACACGTCGGCGGCCTATCGCGGGACGGTTCATGGGGCCTATCTCTCCGGCTTGCGTGAAGCCACCCGCATCAAACAGTTGTTGAGCGCCTGA
- a CDS encoding RelA/SpoT family protein, with the protein MIRFEDIAEKIERYHPNADLDLLRRAYLLSAQMHKGQVRKSGEPYLMHPLTVAYILAEMRLDVICVTTGLLHDVVEDTHVTLDELKAQFGSEIAHLVDGLTKISNIEYTSREDRQAETVRKMLLAMVDDIRVVLVKLADRLHNMRTLDHMPPEKRAAKAQETLDIYAPIAHRLGMGKIRGELEDLSFQYLYPDDYRHLKSIVDQRRPALEADLAHVRATLQEKLPEHNVKVVEIQGRIKRLYSLYRKLKQQAISIDQVYDLMAVRVITQDIADCYAAVGVVHNIWKPVPGRFKDWIGIPRNNLYQSLHTSVVGDIGHAFEVQIRTAEMHKIAEEGIAAHWRYKEGRSAVKEDHEAYAWLKRLVEWQQEVSDSREFLDELKINLYPNEVYTYTPRGKVLELPRGSCPIDFAYAIHSDVGQQCVGAKVNGNIVKLSYELKNGDVVEILTSPNGKPNRDWLKLVKTARARNKIRRYLVETERQRSLEIGRKSLEREADRLKLNLRKLLEAGELNRVAQDHGYQRDEDLIAAVGYGKLEARHVLVKFVPPSKLTELDARTPANGLAKVSRLVKKYLRLGPDRIQVRGIDEVLVFRARCCSPIRGEKIIGYITRGKGVAIHRADCTNAANLMINRERMIDVDWVIETEGTTTYPVTLSATTENRPGILANVITAVAEIKTNIRESHAHVGSDGFGRITITLDVHDAKHLSRVMRAIRNVSGVASLERLVTNGEADR; encoded by the coding sequence GTGATTCGATTTGAAGACATTGCCGAAAAAATCGAGCGCTACCACCCAAACGCCGACCTCGACCTGCTACGCCGGGCCTACTTGCTGTCGGCGCAAATGCACAAGGGCCAAGTGCGTAAGTCCGGCGAGCCATACCTCATGCACCCCCTCACCGTGGCTTATATCCTGGCTGAAATGCGCCTGGATGTCATCTGCGTGACGACGGGACTGCTTCATGATGTCGTCGAAGATACCCACGTCACACTGGATGAACTCAAGGCTCAGTTCGGTTCTGAAATTGCGCATCTGGTGGACGGGCTCACCAAAATTTCCAACATCGAGTACACCTCGCGCGAAGACCGCCAGGCTGAAACCGTCCGCAAGATGCTCCTGGCGATGGTGGATGACATCCGGGTCGTGCTGGTCAAGTTGGCTGACCGTCTGCACAACATGCGGACGCTCGACCACATGCCGCCGGAAAAACGTGCGGCGAAAGCCCAGGAAACGCTCGACATCTACGCTCCGATTGCCCACCGCCTGGGGATGGGGAAGATCCGTGGCGAACTCGAAGACCTCAGCTTTCAATATCTTTACCCGGATGACTACCGTCACCTGAAATCCATCGTGGATCAGCGGCGTCCGGCGCTCGAAGCCGACCTAGCGCACGTCCGTGCCACGCTCCAGGAAAAGCTCCCCGAACACAACGTCAAGGTCGTCGAAATCCAGGGGCGCATCAAGCGGCTTTACAGCCTTTACCGCAAACTCAAGCAGCAAGCGATCTCGATTGACCAAGTCTATGACCTGATGGCCGTGCGGGTCATCACGCAGGATATTGCTGACTGCTACGCGGCCGTCGGCGTGGTTCACAACATCTGGAAACCCGTTCCTGGGCGATTCAAGGACTGGATTGGCATTCCACGCAATAACCTGTACCAATCGCTCCACACCTCGGTTGTCGGCGATATTGGGCACGCTTTCGAGGTGCAAATTCGGACGGCCGAAATGCACAAAATCGCCGAAGAAGGCATTGCGGCGCACTGGCGCTACAAAGAAGGGCGCTCTGCCGTCAAGGAGGATCACGAAGCCTACGCCTGGCTCAAACGCCTAGTCGAGTGGCAGCAGGAAGTTTCTGACTCACGCGAGTTTCTCGACGAGCTGAAAATCAACCTTTACCCCAATGAGGTTTACACCTACACGCCCAGGGGCAAAGTACTCGAGTTGCCGCGTGGCTCGTGTCCGATTGATTTCGCCTATGCCATCCACAGCGATGTCGGACAACAATGTGTCGGCGCCAAGGTCAACGGCAATATCGTCAAGCTCTCATACGAACTCAAAAACGGCGATGTCGTCGAGATCTTGACTTCGCCAAATGGCAAACCGAACCGCGACTGGCTCAAGCTGGTCAAAACGGCCCGCGCGCGCAACAAAATCCGGCGCTATTTGGTTGAAACCGAACGCCAGCGGTCACTCGAAATTGGCCGCAAGTCGCTCGAACGCGAAGCCGACCGCCTCAAGCTCAACCTGCGGAAGTTACTTGAAGCTGGCGAACTCAATCGGGTTGCCCAGGATCATGGCTACCAGCGCGACGAAGACCTCATTGCCGCCGTTGGTTACGGGAAGCTCGAAGCGCGGCATGTGCTGGTCAAATTCGTGCCGCCGTCCAAACTGACCGAACTCGACGCCCGTACCCCCGCCAACGGACTCGCCAAAGTCAGTCGCCTCGTCAAGAAGTACCTGCGTCTTGGCCCAGACCGCATTCAAGTGCGTGGGATTGATGAAGTGCTCGTGTTTCGGGCGCGCTGTTGCTCGCCCATTCGGGGCGAAAAGATCATCGGCTACATTACCCGCGGCAAGGGGGTAGCCATTCATCGGGCTGACTGTACCAATGCGGCCAACCTGATGATCAACCGGGAACGCATGATTGATGTGGACTGGGTCATCGAAACTGAAGGAACGACCACCTATCCCGTCACCTTGTCGGCCACCACGGAAAACCGTCCCGGTATCCTCGCCAACGTGATCACCGCCGTGGCGGAAATCAAAACCAACATCCGCGAATCCCATGCGCATGTTGGCTCGGATGGATTTGGGCGCATTACCATCACGCTCGACGTGCATGACGCCAAGCACCTGTCGCGCGTCATGCGCGCCATCCGTAATGTTTCTGGCGTTGCCAGCCTCGAACGCTTGGTGACCAACGGCGAGGCCGACCGGTAA
- a CDS encoding VWA domain-containing protein — protein sequence MAGRAIRYWMVWVGFLLVGGSGLAGLPVGVQAQEDIVLRSNLVTVEVTVTDPQGRPIAGLRPDDFLLYEDDQPRRIEFFQANGERALRPLAVVFAFDVSGSVTPEEAALQRRALEAFLVERHPDSMFALVTFNNEVRVLEGFTKDTSKLLSKLDRFKNFGGSTRLFDALDRSVTLLRKVPRQRNGRLLRRLIVVLTDGFDSASNVNLDDLLRRVNEQEVTVYSVTAPSYTLTVAGRMRVPTPLDATRLISLTGGRDFPMTPGKDYSDSFRAIAKDAATSYTLAYEPGDTPAGRTGFRRISVRLRQLEARVRTSREGYYVQP from the coding sequence ATGGCTGGCAGAGCGATACGATACTGGATGGTCTGGGTTGGTTTTCTTCTGGTTGGCGGCAGTGGTCTGGCTGGACTTCCAGTTGGTGTCCAGGCCCAGGAAGACATTGTCCTGCGAAGCAACCTCGTGACCGTCGAAGTCACCGTTACGGATCCCCAAGGTCGCCCCATTGCCGGCCTGCGCCCGGATGACTTTCTGCTCTACGAAGATGATCAGCCACGCCGGATTGAGTTTTTTCAAGCCAACGGCGAGCGGGCCCTGCGACCACTCGCCGTGGTTTTTGCCTTCGATGTCTCTGGGAGCGTGACGCCCGAAGAAGCCGCACTCCAGCGGCGGGCGCTCGAAGCCTTCCTGGTGGAACGCCATCCCGACTCGATGTTCGCGCTGGTGACCTTCAACAACGAGGTGCGGGTTCTCGAAGGTTTTACCAAGGACACCTCCAAACTGTTGTCCAAGCTGGACCGCTTCAAGAATTTTGGCGGCTCGACCCGCCTGTTTGACGCGCTGGATCGGTCGGTCACGCTCTTGAGAAAAGTTCCCAGGCAACGCAACGGACGTCTGCTGCGGCGGTTGATCGTCGTGTTGACGGATGGTTTCGACAGCGCCAGTAACGTCAATCTGGATGACTTGCTGCGCCGGGTCAATGAACAGGAAGTGACTGTTTACAGCGTCACCGCGCCGTCCTACACCTTGACCGTGGCCGGCCGCATGCGCGTGCCGACGCCGCTCGACGCCACCCGTCTCATTTCGCTGACGGGCGGCCGAGACTTTCCCATGACGCCAGGAAAAGATTACAGTGACTCGTTTCGCGCCATCGCCAAGGACGCCGCAACCAGCTACACCCTGGCCTATGAGCCAGGCGATACCCCGGCCGGGCGAACTGGCTTTCGTCGGATTTCAGTCCGGTTGCGCCAGTTGGAAGCCAGGGTCCGCACCAGCCGTGAAGGCTACTACGTGCAGCCATGA
- a CDS encoding DUF4394 domain-containing protein, with amino-acid sequence MRVNQRLLLVVSAIALLGWALAPQVMLERAVPGARVASAGTFNVTGLKGAFALSNNQLIPLSLDNPSSPSVPIPITGLAMGENLVDIDFRPINGLMYGLAVNASGQVRLYCISHRNGVATPLAPAQGLVDTDGITPRPVSGTVGIDINPAVDRLRIVTSTGLNFRMNPNTGLLIDGDSMAPGVQPDANINGGTTSVDSTLYTNNAGLATVTTQYTLDPGTDQMFIQNPPNSGTQVLGLPVTVDASPLDFTRVGGFDVPDGVNTSSSGTPVTSGLAFAVLQVDGVNQLYAIALPSGAARLIGPVGNGMTPVQGLAIQTRPIDGGEFAVLLSQAGTSLIQFSQGSPFAQEVLISGVIGGEQLVGIDYRPATGQFYALGINSSANNGTLYLADPKTGACSPIAPSAVAFVQDDGATPVSLPSGRYGMDFNPVVDRVRVTTNSGLNFRLNPDNGLPIDGNGSALGTQTDANINGLPTGSTGVSATAYTNSFGGATATTQYTIDAVSRALYIQSPPNSGTQLFVANITSNNLPLAVDFINGFDISPNVRTRSSNVPVLGGSGLLFTSTGERSEIYSLDLVTGRANLLAQFSPDVPGLAGGTVASRLVTDVTKIGVYRSTTATAFVRNTNTSGPADAAFAYGLPGDIPIAGDWDGDGVDTIGVFRPSTAQFLLKNTNTPGPADVAFNYGAPGDLPVVGDWTGKGFDSVGVFRNGVFFLRDSNTAGPADRAVNYGQATDLPVVGDWDGDGKTSVGVFRNGEFFLKNTNTSGVADFAFRYGLPGDRPVAGDWTGKGFDSVGVFRNGAFFLRNSNTSGNADFLVNFGSAGDQPIVGDWNGEFR; translated from the coding sequence ATGCGCGTAAACCAAAGACTATTGCTGGTTGTGAGCGCCATTGCCTTACTGGGCTGGGCGCTTGCGCCGCAAGTGATGCTCGAACGTGCCGTACCTGGCGCGCGCGTCGCATCAGCCGGAACATTCAACGTTACCGGACTCAAAGGCGCATTTGCCTTGTCAAATAACCAACTCATTCCCCTTAGTCTCGATAATCCATCCAGCCCGAGCGTGCCAATCCCCATTACTGGGTTGGCGATGGGTGAGAACTTGGTTGACATTGATTTCCGCCCAATCAACGGGCTGATGTATGGCTTGGCCGTCAATGCCAGCGGACAGGTTCGGCTTTACTGCATCAGTCACCGAAACGGTGTGGCGACCCCACTGGCTCCGGCGCAGGGCCTCGTTGACACCGACGGGATAACGCCCCGTCCGGTGAGCGGAACGGTTGGCATTGACATCAACCCGGCGGTGGACCGGCTGCGCATCGTGACCAGTACTGGCCTAAACTTTCGCATGAACCCCAATACGGGGCTGTTGATTGATGGCGACTCGATGGCGCCGGGTGTCCAGCCCGATGCCAACATCAATGGCGGCACGACGAGTGTGGATTCCACGCTCTACACCAACAATGCAGGATTGGCAACCGTCACCACGCAATACACGCTTGACCCTGGCACTGACCAGATGTTCATCCAAAATCCGCCCAACAGCGGAACCCAGGTCCTTGGGCTTCCTGTGACAGTGGATGCAAGCCCTCTCGACTTCACCCGCGTCGGTGGTTTCGATGTTCCAGACGGGGTCAATACAAGCTCATCGGGCACACCGGTTACCTCCGGCCTGGCTTTTGCTGTTCTTCAGGTGGACGGCGTCAATCAGCTGTATGCAATAGCCCTTCCGTCCGGCGCAGCACGGCTCATCGGTCCGGTTGGTAACGGGATGACCCCGGTTCAGGGCCTGGCCATTCAGACCAGGCCGATTGACGGGGGTGAATTTGCCGTCTTGCTCAGTCAAGCTGGGACCAGCCTGATTCAATTCAGCCAGGGCAGTCCCTTCGCCCAAGAAGTCCTGATTTCTGGCGTCATTGGCGGTGAACAGCTCGTCGGGATTGACTATCGCCCAGCCACTGGACAGTTTTATGCGCTAGGCATCAATAGCAGCGCCAACAACGGTACGCTGTACTTGGCTGACCCTAAGACCGGCGCCTGCAGTCCCATCGCCCCATCGGCTGTCGCGTTCGTGCAGGATGACGGGGCGACGCCAGTCAGTCTTCCATCGGGGCGTTATGGGATGGACTTCAATCCGGTTGTGGATCGCGTGCGCGTCACAACCAACAGTGGACTTAATTTCCGACTGAATCCCGACAATGGATTGCCCATTGACGGCAATGGGAGCGCACTTGGCACGCAAACCGATGCCAACATCAACGGACTCCCAACCGGTTCAACCGGGGTGTCAGCCACGGCTTACACCAACTCCTTTGGTGGTGCTACGGCCACGACCCAGTACACAATCGATGCCGTCAGTCGCGCCCTTTACATCCAAAGCCCGCCCAATTCCGGGACGCAACTTTTTGTGGCCAACATCACCAGCAACAACCTGCCGTTGGCGGTTGATTTCATCAACGGCTTCGACATTTCACCGAACGTGCGCACGCGGTCCAGCAATGTGCCGGTCCTTGGCGGAAGTGGACTGCTCTTTACGAGCACAGGCGAGAGAAGCGAGATTTACAGCTTGGATCTCGTGACCGGCCGCGCGAACTTGCTGGCGCAGTTCTCGCCCGATGTTCCTGGGCTAGCCGGGGGGACTGTGGCGAGCCGGTTGGTCACCGATGTCACCAAAATTGGTGTTTACAGATCAACGACAGCGACTGCTTTCGTGCGCAACACCAACACGTCCGGCCCTGCCGACGCTGCCTTTGCATATGGGCTTCCCGGTGATATTCCAATCGCTGGCGATTGGGACGGCGACGGAGTGGACACTATCGGCGTTTTCCGTCCATCCACGGCACAGTTCCTCCTCAAAAACACCAACACACCCGGCCCCGCCGATGTCGCGTTCAACTATGGTGCACCCGGTGATCTCCCCGTCGTTGGGGATTGGACGGGCAAAGGCTTCGACTCCGTGGGCGTCTTCCGCAACGGCGTGTTTTTCCTAAGAGATAGCAACACGGCCGGCCCAGCTGACCGCGCCGTCAACTATGGTCAAGCGACAGACCTGCCTGTCGTCGGCGACTGGGATGGTGACGGGAAAACCAGCGTTGGCGTGTTCCGTAACGGTGAGTTTTTCCTGAAAAACACCAACACCTCTGGCGTTGCCGATTTCGCGTTCAGGTATGGCCTGCCTGGTGACCGCCCCGTCGCCGGCGATTGGACCGGCAAAGGGTTTGACTCCGTGGGTGTTTTCCGCAACGGGGCCTTTTTCCTGCGCAACTCAAACACAAGCGGCAATGCAGACTTTTTGGTCAACTTTGGATCTGCCGGCGACCAACCCATCGTGGGTGACTGGAACGGCGAATTTCGCTGA
- a CDS encoding O-acetyl-ADP-ribose deacetylase — protein MDRDRLLVTVGDITCFVGDAIVNAANPSLLGGGGVDGAIHRAAGPELLAECRTLGGCLPGQAKITRGYRLPARWIIHTVGPIWRGGQHHEEELLADCHRNSLALAAQHGLQTLAFPAISTGAYGFPVERASRIAVQTLWTDLTKTYPTLQVTLVCFSEATAEHYCRAQATLF, from the coding sequence ATGGACCGCGACCGTTTGCTTGTCACCGTTGGTGACATTACGTGCTTTGTCGGTGACGCCATTGTGAATGCCGCCAACCCCTCCCTGCTTGGCGGCGGTGGGGTAGACGGGGCCATTCACCGCGCGGCTGGCCCCGAACTCCTCGCCGAATGCCGCACCCTTGGCGGCTGCTTACCCGGACAAGCCAAAATCACCCGTGGCTATCGCCTGCCGGCCCGGTGGATCATCCACACGGTTGGACCAATCTGGCGCGGCGGCCAGCATCATGAAGAGGAACTCCTGGCCGACTGCCACCGCAACAGCTTGGCGCTGGCGGCTCAGCATGGCCTCCAAACCCTAGCATTCCCGGCTATTTCCACTGGGGCTTATGGGTTTCCCGTCGAGCGCGCCAGCCGGATTGCCGTCCAAACACTTTGGACGGACCTCACCAAGACCTACCCAACACTTCAGGTCACGCTCGTCTGCTTTTCCGAAGCAACGGCCGAGCATTATTGCCGTGCTCAGGCAACGTTGTTCTAA
- a CDS encoding LpxI family protein — protein sequence MSDSLALPVASQETYGLIAGNGQFPFYVVDGARAAGVRLVVAAIREETSPAIAQSGVKVEWCGLGQLGKMIRFFRREGVRRAIMAGQVKHRQIFSGALPDWRMATMLLKLARNNTDSLLGAVVAELAADGIELVDSTLFVPHLLVPQAVLTKRRPNAREQADIDYGLEVAQVISGLDLGQTIVVRNRAVVAVEAMEGTDAAILRAGDLAHRRELTVIKVAKPQQDMRFDVPVVGLPTIETMLAAGATALAVTAGKTLMFDREAAVALANRHKLTILGV from the coding sequence ATGTCAGATTCGCTTGCGTTGCCGGTAGCTAGCCAGGAAACCTACGGACTCATTGCCGGTAATGGGCAGTTTCCGTTCTACGTCGTGGATGGCGCGCGCGCGGCAGGTGTCCGCTTGGTGGTGGCGGCCATTCGGGAAGAGACCTCGCCGGCCATTGCCCAGTCCGGGGTCAAGGTTGAATGGTGTGGACTTGGCCAACTCGGCAAAATGATTCGCTTTTTTCGGCGGGAAGGCGTTCGACGTGCCATCATGGCCGGACAGGTCAAACACCGCCAGATTTTTAGTGGGGCACTGCCCGACTGGCGCATGGCGACCATGCTGCTCAAGCTGGCACGGAATAACACCGATTCGCTACTCGGGGCTGTTGTTGCCGAACTCGCCGCCGATGGCATTGAACTGGTGGACTCGACGCTGTTCGTCCCACACTTGTTAGTTCCTCAGGCAGTCCTTACCAAACGGCGGCCAAACGCCCGTGAACAAGCTGACATCGACTATGGGCTGGAAGTTGCCCAAGTCATCAGCGGGCTTGACCTTGGGCAGACCATTGTCGTACGCAACCGAGCCGTGGTGGCCGTTGAAGCCATGGAGGGCACTGACGCCGCCATCCTTCGCGCTGGTGACCTTGCCCACCGCCGTGAACTGACCGTCATCAAAGTCGCCAAGCCACAACAGGATATGCGTTTCGATGTACCGGTTGTCGGACTGCCGACGATTGAAACGATGCTGGCCGCTGGGGCAACGGCACTGGCGGTGACAGCCGGAAAAACGTTGATGTTTGACCGCGAGGCGGCAGTCGCCCTGGCCAACCGCCACAAGCTCACCATTCTGGGAGTCTGA
- a CDS encoding SurA N-terminal domain-containing protein, translating to MKRLAPFILTFALAGGSAGLLAGCDKTDGATGGTAEIAAKVNAVVIPLSKVNRRIEQGIKQQQPNAKLSDLSPIELAAAQLKALDALIGEEILLQRAQREQIQVTDAEVDQAVKRQIADEGLSEEDYRKKLKEAGLTEEEFRVETRQALLVSKLQEKLKAKVPAPSDKEIEEFFNQNKEQFRLDRGVSLGIIAVDPADNGLKNDAIGEAQAKEKIAKIAERLKAGDDFATVARTVSEDIQTAQNSGDAGFFPEDVLRQTFGEALAKRFFGMTEGQVTEPIPGSNGRLYIFKLTGKRTETIEPKLDNPEIRKRIVDLIRQQREQILVAALQASATNDARIENYLAQRILDNPVNFGSARPAGSALLPKPETAPAPPEANSSADKPAETKPAETKPAETKPAEGSR from the coding sequence GTGAAGCGTTTAGCCCCATTTATTCTGACCTTCGCCCTTGCCGGCGGGAGCGCCGGACTACTGGCCGGTTGCGATAAAACTGATGGCGCAACTGGCGGAACGGCGGAGATTGCTGCCAAAGTTAATGCGGTTGTCATTCCGCTTTCAAAAGTCAACCGCCGCATCGAGCAAGGCATCAAGCAACAACAACCCAACGCCAAACTCAGCGATCTCAGCCCAATCGAACTGGCGGCAGCCCAACTCAAAGCCCTTGACGCGCTCATCGGGGAAGAAATCCTGCTTCAGCGCGCGCAGCGCGAGCAAATCCAGGTCACGGATGCCGAAGTTGACCAGGCCGTCAAGCGGCAGATTGCGGATGAAGGGCTGTCGGAGGAAGACTACCGTAAAAAGCTCAAGGAAGCTGGGTTGACCGAGGAAGAATTTCGGGTTGAAACCCGGCAGGCGCTCTTGGTCAGCAAGCTTCAGGAAAAGCTCAAGGCCAAGGTTCCGGCCCCTTCCGACAAGGAAATCGAAGAGTTTTTCAACCAGAACAAAGAACAGTTTCGCCTTGACCGCGGGGTTTCGCTGGGCATCATCGCCGTGGACCCAGCGGATAACGGGCTGAAGAATGACGCCATCGGTGAAGCCCAGGCCAAAGAAAAAATTGCCAAAATCGCCGAACGCCTCAAAGCGGGTGATGACTTTGCAACTGTTGCACGGACGGTCTCAGAAGATATTCAGACGGCTCAGAACAGCGGCGACGCCGGCTTTTTCCCGGAAGACGTCCTGCGTCAAACCTTTGGCGAAGCCTTGGCCAAACGCTTCTTTGGGATGACTGAAGGACAAGTTACCGAACCAATCCCCGGCTCGAACGGCCGGCTCTACATTTTCAAACTGACCGGAAAACGGACGGAGACCATCGAACCCAAGCTGGACAATCCTGAAATTCGGAAACGCATCGTTGACCTCATTCGCCAGCAACGGGAACAAATCCTGGTGGCTGCGCTCCAGGCCTCGGCAACGAATGATGCGCGCATCGAAAACTACCTCGCCCAGCGCATTCTGGACAACCCGGTCAACTTTGGCTCGGCCCGTCCGGCTGGTTCGGCCCTGCTTCCCAAGCCGGAGACGGCCCCTGCACCGCCGGAGGCCAACTCCAGCGCGGACAAGCCAGCCGAAACCAAACCAGCCGAAACCAAACCAGCGGAAACCAAGCCAGCCGAGGGAAGCCGGTGA
- the rpsO gene encoding 30S ribosomal protein S15, giving the protein MALSVEAKSSILQEYGRHATDTGSSEVQIALLTKRIEELTLHFKTHVKDNHSRRGLLKLVSQRRRLLNYLKRQDAERYQQVISKLGIRK; this is encoded by the coding sequence GTGGCACTCAGCGTAGAAGCTAAAAGCAGTATTTTGCAGGAATATGGGCGACATGCGACCGACACCGGCTCGTCGGAAGTGCAGATTGCCCTGTTGACCAAACGAATTGAAGAGTTGACACTTCATTTCAAAACGCACGTCAAGGATAACCACTCACGGCGCGGTCTGCTCAAACTGGTCAGCCAGCGGCGGCGGCTCCTCAACTACCTCAAGCGTCAGGACGCCGAACGTTACCAACAGGTTATTTCAAAACTTGGTATTCGGAAGTAG